Proteins from one Athalia rosae chromosome 8, iyAthRosa1.1, whole genome shotgun sequence genomic window:
- the LOC125502015 gene encoding uncharacterized protein LOC125502015 gives MIDTRNLDSFLDISVSFSDVSLKKWVRYLSKISSPFKKPRRTGTSLPEGVARSTPVKCCHLHFYEEERQKPILILAGGFRVWRLPFAAIIHCGKAGFIHNKIVDILVLVE, from the exons ATGATTGACACAAGAAATTTGGACTCGTTTCTCGAC ATTTCAGTCAGTTTCAGCGACGTTTCTCTCAAAAAATGGGTTCGGTATCTGTCGAAGATCTCATCACCTTTCAAAAAACCGCGACGAACAGG GACAAGTTTACCAGAGGGGGTTGCTCGATCTACCCCTGTGAAGTGCTGTCATCTACACTTCTATGAGGAGGAGCGTCAAAAGCCAATTTTGATTTTAGCCGGAGGCTTCCGTGTTTGGCGTTTGCCGTTCGCTGCCATAATACATTGTGGAAAAGCGGGATTTATACACAATAAAATAGTGGATATTTTAGTCCTCGTGGAATAA
- the LOC105686256 gene encoding small ubiquitin-related modifier 3, with the protein MSDEKKDTKAESEHINLKVLGQDSAVVQFKIKKHTPLRKLMTAYCDRVGLAIAAVRFRFDGQPINEFDTPTSLEMEEADTIEVYQQQTGGSY; encoded by the exons atgtcTGACGAAAAAAAG gatACGAAGGCTGAATCGGAGCACATAAACCTGAAAGTACTGGGACAAGATAGTGCAGTTGTGCaatttaaaatcaaaaaacatacACCGCTGCGTAAACTAATGACCGCCTATTGCGATCGTGTG GGTCTAGCTATAGCTGCGGTGAGATTTAGATTCGACGGTCAACCGATCAACGAGTTCGACACACCGACGAGTTTGGAGATGGAGGAAGCCGACACTATAGAAGTTTACCAGCAGCAAACGGGAGGATCGTATTAG